Proteins from a single region of Bradyrhizobium diazoefficiens:
- a CDS encoding GrlR family regulatory protein — protein MTIRNGLYHIRIEFLDSVQGGNQGVMVLRDGTMRGGDSFFFARGSYTSADGKWKGELTNEEHSPSFDERPVWGRKVVTIGFSGTYTDETAYGEGIALAGKQSIRFKGNLRLLVPD, from the coding sequence ATGACGATCAGGAACGGGCTCTATCACATCCGGATCGAGTTCCTGGACAGCGTTCAGGGCGGCAATCAGGGCGTGATGGTGCTGCGCGACGGCACCATGCGCGGCGGCGATTCGTTTTTCTTTGCCCGTGGCAGCTACACGTCCGCCGACGGCAAATGGAAGGGCGAACTGACCAACGAGGAGCATTCGCCCTCGTTCGACGAGCGTCCGGTGTGGGGGCGCAAGGTTGTGACCATCGGCTTCAGCGGCACCTACACCGATGAGACCGCCTATGGCGAGGGCATCGCGCTCGCCGGCAAGCAGAGCATCCGTTTCAAGGGCAATCTGCGACTCTTGGTGCCGGATTGA
- a CDS encoding SDR family oxidoreductase gives MQGKVLIVTGALGALGKVVADLAQSRGARVAGMDHAPSQMPATAERIEIGGVDLSDPAQAKRAVEAAAKHFGRLDALVNIAGGFAFETVGDGDIKTWQRMHALNLLTALNTSQAALPHLAASKAGRIVNIGAMGALQAGSGMGPYAASKAGVHRLTEALANEWKGKVTVNAVLPSTIDTKANRADMPNADFAKWVTPQELAEVILFLVSDAASGVTGALIPVSGRV, from the coding sequence ATGCAAGGCAAGGTTCTGATCGTAACCGGCGCACTCGGCGCGCTTGGCAAGGTGGTCGCCGATCTTGCGCAATCGCGCGGCGCGCGCGTTGCTGGCATGGATCATGCGCCCTCGCAAATGCCTGCGACGGCCGAGCGCATCGAGATCGGCGGCGTCGACCTGTCCGACCCGGCGCAGGCGAAGAGGGCGGTCGAGGCTGCCGCGAAGCATTTCGGCAGGCTGGATGCCTTGGTCAACATCGCCGGCGGCTTTGCCTTCGAGACCGTCGGCGACGGCGATATCAAGACGTGGCAGCGCATGCACGCGCTGAACCTGCTGACGGCCCTCAACACCTCACAGGCGGCGCTACCCCATCTCGCCGCCTCGAAGGCAGGACGCATCGTCAATATCGGCGCGATGGGCGCGCTGCAGGCCGGCTCCGGCATGGGGCCGTATGCAGCGTCGAAGGCAGGCGTGCATCGGCTGACCGAGGCGCTGGCCAACGAATGGAAGGGCAAGGTCACTGTGAACGCGGTGCTGCCGTCGACAATCGACACCAAGGCGAACCGCGCCGACATGCCGAACGCCGACTTCGCCAAATGGGTGACGCCCCAGGAGCTTGCTGAGGTGATCCTGTTCCTCGTCAGCGATGCCGCGAGCGGCGTCACCGGCGCGCTGATTCCGGTGAGCGGGAGGGTATGA
- a CDS encoding tyrosine-protein phosphatase has protein sequence MSDSPARHLALQGASNFRDLGGYATKDGRITRWRHIFRSNHLGQLTAADVEIVRALGVRSAFDFRGVEERAAGICVVNEITVHSLPIEPTVVAALRAELARGALTGPVALELMRESYRNYVRHNTHSFRMLFGHLLEDRAPLVIHCTAGKDRTGFASALILSALGVPDDVIAEDYLLTNRHYKRDVSSVSDLPADVLDAIGSVEASYLNAAFDAVSRDYGDLETYLRDGLKLGAAERTALKALYLQ, from the coding sequence ATGTCAGATTCCCCTGCCCGTCACCTGGCTCTGCAAGGCGCCAGCAACTTTCGCGACCTCGGCGGCTACGCCACGAAAGACGGCCGCATCACGCGCTGGCGCCACATCTTCCGCTCCAACCATCTCGGCCAGCTCACCGCTGCCGACGTCGAGATCGTCCGCGCGCTCGGCGTCAGAAGCGCGTTCGACTTCCGCGGCGTCGAAGAGCGTGCGGCCGGCATCTGCGTTGTGAACGAGATCACCGTGCACTCTCTGCCGATCGAGCCGACGGTTGTCGCCGCGCTGCGCGCTGAACTGGCAAGGGGCGCGCTGACTGGACCGGTCGCGCTCGAGCTCATGCGCGAGTCCTATCGCAACTATGTCCGCCATAACACGCATAGCTTCCGCATGCTGTTCGGCCATCTCCTGGAAGACCGCGCCCCGCTCGTGATCCACTGCACCGCCGGCAAGGACCGCACAGGCTTCGCTAGCGCCCTGATCCTGAGTGCGCTCGGCGTGCCGGATGACGTGATTGCGGAGGATTATCTGCTGACCAACCGCCACTACAAGCGCGACGTATCGAGCGTATCCGATCTGCCAGCCGACGTCCTCGACGCGATCGGTTCGGTCGAGGCGTCCTATCTCAATGCCGCCTTCGATGCCGTCAGCCGCGACTATGGCGATCTCGAAACTTACCTGCGCGACGGCCTCAAACTGGGCGCAGCAGAACGGACCGCACTGAAAGCGCTGTATCTGCAATAG
- a CDS encoding DUF2735 domain-containing protein, giving the protein MMNNGLSHGSATIYQFPVGGRAALAGRRYGETRLPADHASPPVNTSICSESWYHQDAVDEAKPKWDR; this is encoded by the coding sequence ATGATGAACAATGGTCTGAGTCACGGATCGGCAACGATCTACCAATTCCCTGTCGGGGGCCGCGCAGCTCTCGCGGGACGCCGCTATGGTGAGACCCGCCTTCCTGCCGATCACGCTTCGCCTCCCGTGAACACCTCGATCTGTAGCGAGAGCTGGTACCACCAGGACGCGGTCGACGAAGCAAAGCCCAAATGGGACCGCTAA
- a CDS encoding glutamine synthetase beta-grasp domain-containing protein produces the protein MTKYKLEYIWLDGYTPTPNLRGKTQIKEFASFPTLEQLPLWGFDGSSTQQAEGHSSDCVLKPVAVFPDAARTNGVLVMCEVMMPDGKTPHASNKRATILDDAGAWFGFEQEYFFYKDGRPLGFPASGYPAPQGPYYTGVGYSNVGDVARKIVEEHLDLCLAAGINHEGINAEVAKGQWEFQIFGKGSKTAADQMWMARYLMLRLTEKYGIDIEFHCKPLGDTDWNGSGMHANFSTEYMRTVGGKEYFEALMGAFDKNLMDHIAVYGPDNDKRLTGKHETAPWNKFSYGVADRGASIRVPHSFVNNGYKGYLEDRRPNSQGDPYQIASQILKTIASVPTEKKAVA, from the coding sequence ATGACCAAGTACAAGCTCGAGTACATCTGGCTCGACGGATATACGCCGACACCGAACTTGCGCGGCAAAACTCAGATCAAGGAATTCGCGTCGTTCCCCACGCTCGAGCAGCTTCCGCTCTGGGGCTTCGATGGCTCCTCCACCCAGCAGGCCGAAGGCCACAGCTCCGATTGCGTGCTGAAACCGGTCGCCGTGTTCCCGGACGCCGCCCGCACCAATGGCGTGCTCGTGATGTGCGAAGTCATGATGCCCGATGGCAAGACCCCGCACGCCTCCAACAAGCGCGCCACCATTCTCGATGACGCCGGCGCCTGGTTCGGCTTCGAGCAGGAATACTTCTTCTACAAGGACGGCCGTCCGCTCGGCTTCCCGGCTTCCGGCTATCCGGCGCCGCAGGGCCCGTACTACACCGGCGTCGGCTACTCCAATGTCGGCGACGTCGCCCGCAAGATCGTCGAAGAGCATCTCGACCTTTGCCTCGCTGCCGGCATCAACCATGAAGGCATCAACGCGGAAGTCGCCAAGGGACAGTGGGAATTCCAGATCTTCGGCAAGGGCTCCAAGACCGCTGCCGACCAGATGTGGATGGCCCGCTATTTGATGCTGCGCCTGACGGAGAAGTACGGCATCGACATCGAGTTCCACTGCAAGCCGCTCGGCGACACCGACTGGAACGGCTCCGGCATGCACGCCAACTTCTCGACCGAGTATATGCGCACGGTCGGCGGCAAGGAGTACTTCGAGGCGCTGATGGGAGCCTTCGACAAGAACCTGATGGACCACATCGCCGTCTACGGCCCGGACAACGACAAGCGTCTGACCGGCAAGCACGAGACCGCGCCGTGGAACAAGTTCAGCTACGGCGTGGCTGACCGCGGTGCCTCGATCCGCGTTCCGCACTCCTTCGTCAACAACGGCTACAAGGGCTATCTGGAAGACCGCCGTCCGAATTCGCAGGGCGACCCATACCAGATCGCTTCGCAGATCCTGAAGACGATCGCGTCCGTGCCGACCGAGAAGAAGGCCGTGGCCTAA
- a CDS encoding GrlR family regulatory protein: MFEGFYKVRFQLGDNFGRSVMHAGNGNMLGGNSAFAHIGSYEKTADGIDIIIKTVRHNPDPNYRAMAGTDDATLIAKGSADGDLYRFKGELKELSGVPFQSVMTPITEDEVPIAGGVGEGGIADGLYSVHLRMLDGVDGGLTGVMLLKGGRILGGDASFYYLGSYTAANGRWKGQILNQEHTPAKDDPIFGGHEVGIGFSGSYDGDGAVLEATALAGKRSLRLTAALKLMHRA, from the coding sequence GTGTTTGAAGGCTTCTACAAGGTGCGGTTTCAGCTCGGCGACAATTTCGGCCGGAGCGTGATGCATGCCGGCAATGGCAACATGCTGGGCGGCAATTCGGCGTTCGCCCATATCGGCAGCTATGAGAAGACCGCAGACGGCATCGACATCATCATCAAGACCGTTCGCCACAACCCCGATCCGAACTACCGCGCCATGGCCGGCACCGACGATGCGACGCTGATCGCAAAAGGCTCGGCCGACGGCGATCTCTACCGCTTCAAGGGTGAGCTCAAGGAGCTGTCCGGCGTACCCTTCCAGTCGGTGATGACGCCGATCACGGAGGACGAGGTGCCGATCGCCGGCGGCGTCGGCGAGGGCGGCATCGCCGATGGCCTCTACTCTGTTCACCTGCGCATGCTCGACGGCGTCGATGGCGGGCTGACCGGCGTGATGCTGCTCAAGGGCGGCCGCATCCTCGGCGGCGATGCCTCGTTCTATTATCTCGGCAGCTACACCGCCGCGAACGGCCGCTGGAAGGGGCAGATCCTCAACCAGGAGCACACGCCCGCCAAGGACGATCCGATCTTCGGCGGCCATGAGGTCGGCATCGGCTTCTCTGGCAGCTATGACGGCGATGGCGCCGTGCTGGAGGCCACTGCGCTTGCCGGCAAGCGCAGCCTGCGCCTGACCGCCGCGCTCAAGCTGATGCATCGCGCCTGA
- a CDS encoding LysR family transcriptional regulator translates to MISFFGRITLTSLADYATFLTIIDEGSLTSAATRLGKSLQSVSRSLARLEGDLGVELVSRTTRRLRPTAVGLEFAGRIRLALTTIDAAREDLLASDRRLAGTIRIGTSSLFGPEYVAPVLSQFLTRNPEVDVELVLSDERVELVAEKLDFAIRIGHLPDSNLRIRRLGGLNWAVFASPAYLAAFGHPERPRDLAHHECVLRTSDDDRWAFGGNKRRIEVQGRFRSESAAARNAAVASGIGIGLAPLWQVRRLIEQGIVEQILVGHEPPPIPLQIVWIRPSAGALPRRIRAAMEFLAARLSALGI, encoded by the coding sequence ATTATCTCATTTTTCGGGAGAATAACGCTGACCTCGCTTGCAGATTACGCGACGTTCCTGACCATCATCGATGAGGGGAGCCTGACGTCGGCGGCAACGCGTCTCGGCAAATCATTGCAGTCCGTGAGCCGTTCGCTCGCGCGACTCGAGGGCGACCTGGGCGTGGAGCTGGTATCACGAACGACGCGGCGCTTGCGTCCGACAGCGGTCGGGCTCGAATTTGCGGGCCGCATCCGCCTGGCACTCACGACTATCGACGCAGCGCGTGAAGATCTGCTCGCCAGCGACCGGCGGCTCGCCGGCACGATCCGCATTGGCACGTCGAGCCTGTTCGGTCCAGAATATGTGGCTCCCGTCCTCAGCCAATTTCTGACGCGCAATCCGGAAGTCGACGTCGAACTCGTGCTGTCTGACGAACGTGTCGAGCTTGTCGCCGAGAAGCTGGATTTCGCCATCCGCATCGGCCACCTGCCGGATTCGAACTTGCGCATTCGCCGCCTCGGCGGATTGAATTGGGCCGTGTTCGCCTCACCGGCGTATCTCGCCGCCTTCGGCCATCCCGAACGTCCGCGAGACCTGGCCCATCATGAATGTGTGTTGCGAACCAGCGACGACGACAGATGGGCATTCGGCGGTAACAAACGGCGCATCGAGGTTCAGGGTCGTTTTCGCTCGGAAAGTGCCGCGGCTCGCAACGCGGCTGTAGCATCCGGGATCGGCATCGGCCTCGCTCCGCTCTGGCAGGTGCGCAGGCTGATCGAGCAGGGCATCGTCGAACAAATCCTCGTGGGCCACGAGCCGCCGCCAATTCCACTCCAGATCGTTTGGATCAGGCCGAGCGCCGGCGCCTTGCCGCGGCGCATCCGCGCCGCGATGGAATTCCTTGCGGCACGGCTTTCGGCCCTGGGGATATGA
- a CDS encoding heme-binding protein: MTKPDACAARAPLAALTPLYGAPITLDEAKTVAYAACAEAQRYGWPMVIAIADSTGHLVLLSRLDQAQHGSVLVAQQKAKTAVDFRPPTGAFESALADGGLHLRLLGMTNLMPLEGGLPILRDGRVIGAIGVSGMQSTQDAQVAAAGVAAFEA; the protein is encoded by the coding sequence ATGACGAAACCAGATGCTTGCGCGGCAAGAGCGCCTCTAGCGGCCCTCACGCCTCTCTATGGCGCCCCGATCACGCTCGATGAGGCGAAGACCGTGGCCTATGCAGCTTGTGCGGAGGCGCAGCGTTATGGCTGGCCCATGGTGATTGCTATCGCCGACAGCACCGGCCATCTCGTTCTGCTGTCCCGTCTCGATCAGGCGCAGCATGGCAGCGTGCTCGTTGCGCAACAGAAGGCGAAGACGGCAGTCGATTTCAGGCCGCCGACGGGCGCATTCGAATCCGCGCTGGCTGACGGTGGCCTTCACTTGCGGCTGTTGGGCATGACCAACCTGATGCCTCTGGAGGGCGGCCTTCCGATCCTGCGCGATGGCAGGGTGATTGGTGCGATCGGCGTATCCGGCATGCAATCGACCCAGGACGCGCAAGTCGCTGCGGCAGGTGTTGCGGCGTTTGAAGCTTGA
- a CDS encoding Isoquinoline 1-oxidoreductase subunit, producing MSAPAMINARIKIAVLTAALMSSLCAGYAASDTTGHGLASPESFAGIADTEKRSAAIFTELGKVLTHPRCTNCHPAGDRPHQGDNSRLHQPPVTRGADGHGLEAMRCNTCHQSANFEPGRMPGHPDWHLAPREMAWEGKSVSDICEQIRDPARNGGRKVEDLIDHIGKDTLVGWAWKPGFGRSPAPGTQEQAGALVEAWVKTGAACPPP from the coding sequence ATGAGCGCGCCAGCGATGATCAATGCGCGCATCAAGATCGCGGTTTTGACGGCAGCGCTGATGAGCAGCCTATGCGCCGGCTACGCCGCGTCGGACACGACGGGCCACGGCCTCGCCTCGCCCGAAAGCTTCGCCGGCATCGCCGACACCGAAAAGCGCTCGGCCGCGATCTTCACCGAGCTCGGAAAAGTGCTGACGCATCCGCGCTGCACCAACTGCCATCCGGCCGGCGACAGACCGCACCAGGGCGACAATTCCCGCCTCCATCAGCCGCCGGTGACGCGCGGCGCCGACGGTCATGGCCTCGAGGCGATGCGTTGCAACACCTGCCACCAGAGCGCCAATTTCGAGCCCGGCCGCATGCCCGGCCATCCCGACTGGCATCTTGCTCCACGCGAAATGGCCTGGGAAGGCAAGAGCGTCAGTGATATCTGCGAGCAGATCAGGGATCCCGCGCGCAATGGGGGCCGCAAGGTGGAAGACCTGATCGACCATATCGGCAAGGACACCCTCGTCGGCTGGGCCTGGAAGCCCGGCTTCGGCCGCTCGCCCGCGCCGGGCACGCAGGAGCAGGCCGGCGCGCTGGTGGAGGCGTGGGTGAAGACCGGAGCGGCTTGTCCGCCGCCGTGA
- a CDS encoding (2Fe-2S)-binding protein: MTTLSLTINGRKHGPMDVRDDLSMNDFLREMLGMTGTKFGCGAAQCLSCAIIVDAPDGTSYTSPTCVAPAVNFDGKSIRTVEGHARDGQLSALQQAFIDHFAFQCGYCTAGFLNEGQVLLERLARAPVAREALEQTIADALDGHICRCTGYVKYHEAVRDVILADSSRYLVATK, encoded by the coding sequence GTGACGACCCTCAGCCTGACCATTAACGGCCGCAAGCACGGCCCGATGGATGTCCGCGACGATCTCTCGATGAACGATTTCCTGCGCGAGATGCTCGGCATGACCGGCACCAAGTTCGGCTGCGGCGCCGCGCAATGCCTGAGCTGCGCCATCATCGTCGATGCGCCCGATGGCACCAGCTACACCAGCCCGACCTGCGTCGCGCCGGCGGTGAACTTTGACGGCAAGTCGATCCGCACCGTCGAGGGCCACGCCAGGGACGGCCAGCTCTCCGCCCTGCAACAGGCCTTCATCGATCATTTCGCCTTCCAGTGCGGCTATTGCACCGCCGGCTTCCTCAACGAGGGCCAGGTGCTGCTCGAACGTCTGGCGCGCGCCCCCGTCGCCCGCGAGGCCCTGGAGCAAACCATCGCGGACGCGCTCGACGGGCACATCTGCCGCTGCACCGGCTACGTCAAGTATCACGAGGCGGTACGTGACGTGATCCTGGCCGATTCAAGCCGCTATCTGGTCGCCACCAAATGA
- a CDS encoding molybdopterin cofactor-binding domain-containing protein produces MRPSRREFVKWLSAGGISVSLSQIASAAEVPFAAHETLPGRGKFNPATKGAGRVDGVAKVTGAKLYASDFRANDLPGWPQTTSHAILVRANDATHVYTGMDLARLKGLLKPSVVVTAADLDRIGTQVPEFYAGHLFCTPGKTPLYLGQPVALLIFEKFDAFDQARLALRDGTFVKFGEETGPVVAPDYGSYRFTRVAGSSPEKPDVYSPLQAGWITPRKVQNAALPVWSPLAKEMSPDYVKGAKYGEQIRAELAADDASLLVLDREFETQSVDPMFLEPECGLAWYSGKGGKLELVLGVQSPYEATESLATLLAKAAAPYKPTHINAQFAHVGGGFGGRDHTPFILYVALAAICFPGKPVRLAHDRYQQFQAGIKRHPIKMRSRIGIDRATGKIKAFVADQVLDGGGLANFSANVATTAAAASIGIYDVPKVDVTTVALHSRGVTAGSMRGYGTLQTMTALEALIDEAASELKLDPIEFRRRNALTQNGRTMTGNPYIVSVRTPEMLDKLEQHPIWQQRAQFKQSASDRLVGTGVACVTKDYGAGADCSLGRVELGPDGKIAIFCDHVEMGNGIGTALANRVAGHLGAIADEVSIARVDGYDALGLVTSGDPYTMDQKTQDAAQRNPRWVPRISSATSASVGAHVGTHSAAEAAHVIFRFGLWPAALELWRIPKTDPRARQWATATWTNGQLTMAGLEPLALPTLAATAHAHGFVTGAIAHSFSRWAWSRARFPLFGEQYRADIDALAIRRGNGKFERITRTSVKFPPTDNNRIGTSYTSMCGALVRIEIERTTGALRIVKAYSVLECGTALVPEVVMGQSQGGFAMGVGYALLESLPPFEGGPGGGDWNLGRYLVARGSDLPLHDLEIEMLKPLTPDEPPKGMAEVVMVPIVPALINAIHDATGHRFRALPVTTSLLKGVLA; encoded by the coding sequence ATGCGGCCGTCGCGACGCGAGTTCGTCAAATGGTTGTCGGCGGGAGGCATTTCGGTCAGCCTGTCACAAATTGCTTCGGCGGCGGAAGTCCCGTTCGCAGCGCATGAGACACTGCCTGGACGCGGCAAATTCAATCCCGCAACAAAGGGGGCAGGCCGTGTCGACGGTGTCGCCAAGGTCACCGGCGCAAAGCTTTACGCCTCCGACTTCCGGGCCAATGATCTGCCGGGCTGGCCACAGACCACCTCGCACGCGATCCTGGTGCGCGCCAATGATGCCACGCATGTCTACACCGGCATGGACCTCGCCCGCCTGAAGGGACTACTCAAGCCTTCCGTCGTCGTCACTGCCGCCGATCTCGACCGGATCGGCACGCAGGTGCCGGAATTCTATGCCGGCCACCTGTTCTGCACGCCCGGCAAGACGCCGCTTTATCTCGGACAGCCGGTCGCGCTGCTGATCTTCGAGAAGTTCGATGCCTTCGATCAGGCGCGCCTCGCCTTGCGCGACGGCACCTTCGTCAAATTCGGCGAGGAGACCGGACCGGTGGTGGCGCCCGATTACGGCTCCTACCGCTTCACGCGTGTGGCAGGTTCCTCGCCCGAGAAGCCGGACGTCTATTCGCCGCTCCAGGCCGGCTGGATCACGCCCAGGAAAGTGCAGAACGCAGCACTTCCGGTGTGGTCGCCGCTCGCGAAGGAAATGTCGCCCGATTACGTCAAGGGCGCCAAATATGGCGAGCAGATCCGCGCCGAGCTCGCCGCAGACGATGCTTCGCTGCTGGTGCTCGACCGCGAGTTCGAGACGCAATCGGTCGATCCGATGTTCCTGGAGCCCGAATGCGGGCTCGCCTGGTACAGTGGCAAGGGCGGCAAGCTCGAACTGGTGCTCGGCGTGCAGTCGCCCTATGAGGCGACCGAGTCGCTGGCGACTCTTCTGGCCAAGGCCGCCGCGCCTTACAAGCCGACCCATATCAACGCCCAGTTCGCCCATGTCGGCGGCGGCTTCGGCGGCCGCGATCACACCCCGTTCATCCTCTACGTCGCGCTGGCGGCGATTTGCTTTCCCGGCAAGCCGGTGCGGCTCGCGCACGACCGCTACCAGCAGTTCCAGGCCGGCATCAAGCGCCATCCGATCAAGATGCGCTCGCGCATCGGCATCGATCGGGCAACCGGCAAGATCAAGGCGTTTGTCGCCGACCAGGTGCTCGACGGCGGCGGCCTTGCCAATTTCTCCGCCAACGTCGCCACCACCGCGGCCGCTGCGTCGATCGGCATCTACGACGTTCCAAAAGTCGACGTCACCACCGTCGCGCTGCATTCGCGCGGCGTGACCGCCGGCTCGATGCGCGGCTACGGCACCCTCCAGACAATGACGGCCCTTGAAGCGCTGATTGACGAGGCGGCAAGCGAGCTCAAGCTCGATCCGATCGAATTCCGCCGCCGCAACGCGCTGACGCAGAACGGCCGGACCATGACGGGCAATCCGTACATCGTCTCGGTACGCACGCCGGAAATGCTCGACAAGCTCGAGCAGCATCCGATCTGGCAGCAGCGCGCACAGTTCAAGCAGAGTGCATCCGACCGGCTGGTCGGCACCGGCGTTGCCTGCGTGACCAAGGACTACGGCGCAGGCGCGGACTGCTCGCTCGGCCGCGTCGAGCTCGGACCCGACGGCAAGATCGCGATCTTCTGCGACCATGTCGAGATGGGGAACGGGATCGGCACGGCGCTGGCAAACCGCGTCGCCGGCCATCTCGGCGCCATTGCGGACGAAGTCTCGATTGCCCGGGTCGACGGATATGACGCCCTTGGCCTCGTCACGTCGGGCGATCCCTACACGATGGATCAAAAGACCCAGGATGCGGCGCAGAGAAATCCACGCTGGGTGCCCAGGATCAGCTCGGCGACGTCAGCCTCCGTCGGCGCGCATGTCGGGACCCATTCCGCGGCGGAAGCCGCTCACGTCATCTTCCGTTTCGGACTGTGGCCCGCGGCGCTGGAATTGTGGCGCATCCCGAAGACAGATCCACGCGCCAGGCAATGGGCGACTGCGACCTGGACGAACGGCCAGCTCACGATGGCCGGCCTCGAACCGCTGGCACTTCCCACGCTCGCGGCAACTGCCCACGCCCACGGCTTCGTCACTGGCGCGATCGCCCACAGCTTTTCGCGCTGGGCCTGGTCGCGCGCACGCTTTCCGTTGTTCGGCGAGCAATATCGTGCCGACATCGACGCACTCGCGATCCGCCGCGGCAACGGCAAATTCGAGCGGATCACCCGCACCAGCGTGAAGTTTCCACCGACCGACAATAACCGGATCGGCACCTCCTACACCTCGATGTGTGGGGCGCTGGTCCGTATCGAGATCGAGCGCACGACGGGCGCCTTGCGCATCGTCAAGGCTTACAGCGTGCTCGAATGCGGCACCGCGCTCGTGCCCGAGGTGGTGATGGGCCAGTCTCAGGGCGGGTTTGCCATGGGCGTCGGCTACGCGCTTCTGGAAAGTCTGCCGCCGTTCGAGGGCGGACCCGGTGGCGGCGATTGGAATCTCGGCCGCTATCTGGTCGCACGCGGCTCGGATCTGCCCTTGCACGACCTCGAGATCGAGATGCTGAAGCCGCTGACGCCGGACGAGCCGCCCAAAGGCATGGCTGAAGTCGTGATGGTCCCGATCGTTCCAGCGCTGATCAACGCTATCCACGACGCCACCGGCCACCGCTTCCGCGCGCTGCCGGTCACGACAAGCCTTTTGAAGGGAGTGCTCGCGTGA
- a CDS encoding multicopper oxidase family protein: MSRRQLLGAVGALSLIGGTAKAQHAMHDHTGSAHAADMSPTMGMVPDAAVPAMDQPLVEPEVRRSVNGVLSTNLRCAYAYRQIGGVRLYVRSYEGGSPGPTLRMRPGETLRIKLINDLPPNRDGLPADISHPHQFNNTNFHFHGAHASPSGIADNVMRSMAPGHSYNIEIALPADHTGGTYWYHPHHHGSADIQMSSGMVGAIIVEGDFADVPEITTARERLLVLTQVVFDANGMVEDFETLFPETATRFLAINGQRRPVIEMRPGEVQRWRILNAAYQDDMLLDLEKHDLHAIAYDGIQLGAVQKPKQVLIAPGQRADILVKAGSPGTYAFNAAPYDQGHPSPVGPLARIVVSGAPMEMKLPAALPAPPLASIKDNEITNRRKVVLSATAPEADAAGHWQEFSFFIDGKKFDPGRIDQRVKLGAVEEWTIVNTHEHDDHVFHIHTNPFQVVSVNGKALAVPEWRDSVIVERKGGEVVFRSRFLDFTGVYMLHCHMMNHEEMGMMQTVEVYKA, encoded by the coding sequence TTGTCGCGACGTCAACTGCTCGGCGCGGTGGGCGCGCTGTCGCTGATCGGAGGCACCGCCAAGGCTCAGCATGCGATGCACGACCATACCGGCAGCGCTCACGCCGCCGACATGTCGCCGACGATGGGCATGGTGCCGGACGCCGCTGTTCCGGCCATGGACCAGCCGCTGGTCGAGCCCGAGGTTCGCAGGTCGGTTAATGGCGTACTGAGCACGAATTTGCGCTGCGCCTACGCCTATCGCCAGATCGGCGGCGTCAGGCTTTATGTCAGGTCCTATGAGGGCGGCAGTCCCGGCCCGACCCTGCGCATGAGGCCGGGCGAGACGCTGCGGATCAAGCTGATCAACGATCTGCCGCCGAACCGCGACGGCTTGCCTGCCGATATCAGCCATCCGCACCAGTTCAACAATACCAATTTCCATTTCCACGGCGCGCATGCGAGCCCGAGCGGGATCGCCGACAACGTCATGCGCTCGATGGCGCCCGGCCACAGCTACAACATCGAGATCGCGCTGCCGGCCGACCACACCGGGGGCACCTATTGGTATCACCCGCACCACCACGGAAGTGCCGACATCCAGATGTCGAGCGGCATGGTCGGCGCCATCATCGTCGAGGGCGATTTCGCCGACGTGCCGGAGATCACCACCGCGCGCGAGCGGCTGCTGGTGCTGACCCAGGTCGTCTTTGACGCCAACGGCATGGTCGAGGATTTCGAGACCCTGTTTCCGGAGACGGCGACGCGCTTCCTCGCCATCAACGGCCAGCGCCGCCCCGTCATCGAGATGCGCCCCGGCGAAGTGCAGCGCTGGCGCATCCTCAATGCCGCTTACCAGGACGACATGCTGCTGGATCTCGAGAAGCACGATCTGCATGCGATCGCCTATGACGGCATCCAGCTCGGCGCGGTGCAGAAGCCCAAGCAGGTCCTGATCGCGCCCGGCCAGCGCGCGGACATTCTGGTCAAGGCAGGCAGCCCCGGCACCTACGCCTTCAACGCGGCGCCCTATGATCAGGGCCACCCGTCACCGGTCGGACCGCTGGCGCGGATCGTGGTGTCGGGCGCACCGATGGAGATGAAGCTGCCGGCGGCCCTGCCGGCACCACCGCTTGCGAGCATCAAGGACAACGAGATCACCAATCGCCGCAAGGTGGTGCTGTCGGCGACCGCGCCGGAGGCTGATGCCGCCGGCCATTGGCAGGAGTTCAGCTTCTTCATTGACGGCAAGAAGTTCGATCCCGGCCGGATCGATCAACGGGTCAAGCTCGGCGCCGTCGAGGAGTGGACCATCGTCAACACACATGAGCATGACGACCACGTCTTCCATATCCATACCAACCCGTTCCAGGTGGTCTCGGTCAACGGCAAGGCGCTGGCCGTACCGGAATGGCGGGATTCCGTCATCGTCGAGCGCAAGGGCGGCGAGGTCGTGTTCCGCTCGCGCTTCCTCGATTTCACCGGCGTCTACATGCTCCACTGCCACATGATGAATCACGAGGAGATGGGCATGATGCAGACGGTCGAGGTCTATAAGGCCTGA